The sequence CCGGCGAGGCTGACCTCGGCCTGCAGGTCCGCCCGCGCGCGCAGTCTTTCGGCCAGCCGCTGTGCCAGCGCTGCCGGCGTGGTGCCGCTCCGTTTCGCCAGCAGCAGCGCCACGTTGGTGCTCAGATCGCCATGGCGCGGATCCCGGGGTGGATCGAGCTGCAGCGGACCCGGCGGCTCGAGCCCGAGTTCCCGCAGCACGGCTTCCAGGATGGACAGGATCTCTGCCTTGACCATGTCGCCTCCGGGGCGTCCTCAACCGGCGAACGCTTCGCTGGGAGCGTCGCCCCAGAGCTTCTCCAGGGCGTAATACGCCCGCGTCTCGGGGAGGAAGACGTGCACCACGATGTGCACGTAGTCCAGCAGGATCCAGCTGCGGGTGTCGTAGCCTTCGCTGTGCCACACCTCGTGCTGCAGCATCTCGAGGCCGTCGACGACGGCATCGGAGACGGCACGCAGCTGCACGTCCGAGGTAGCGGTGCAGAGGACGAAGTAGTCGGCGAAGTTGGTGACCCGGCGGAGGTCCAAGAGCACGATGTCCTCCGCCTTCTTGCTGGCGGCCAGCTCGGCAGCCTTCAACGCCAGCTGGCGCGGACTCAACGCCAACAGCACCTCCGCCAACGCGACGTGGGCGCGCACGTGAGCGCGACAGGGAAACAGGCGCAACCTACCCCAGCAGAGGAGGAGGGTCAAGGGGCCGCGGTGCCGCGAGCGAGAGCCAAGCGCGCTTGCAAGGCGTCGACCACGATGCCGGTGCAGCTGCCGCTTGCGAGCGCCACGATGGCGAAGAGCGGCAGCAGATCCCAGGCACCGCTGCCGGCACCGAGCACCGTGGCCACCAGCGCGAGCTGCGCCAACCCATGCGCACTGGCTCCGAGCACCGAGAGCCCGAGGGGGCTCAAGAGTCGGCCGCCCCAGCGCTGCGCCAGCGTCATCGCCGCCCAGCTCGCCACGCCACCGCCGAGGGCGAGGATCGATTGGGGCCCGAACAGAGTGCCGGCGAAGAAGGCGGCGAGGAGGAGTCGCAGGACCAGGACGATGCCGGCGGCGACCGCCCCGTGTTCGAGGAGCACGAGCAGGGTGACGCCGTTGGCGAGACCGAGACGGATCCAGGGCACAGGGTTGGGCAGCGTGCGTTCGAGCAGCCAGAGGAGCGTGGCGGCAGCGGCGTAGAGGGCCAGGCGCGAGCGCAGCTGCAGCGCCGTACTCGCCTGCCGCCCCTGCACCGAAACGAGCGGCGGCATGGGAGCGGAGCACGCCTCGGGTTCCGCAGCACCGGCGCTCGGCACGGCAGCGGACTCGAGAGCGGTAGGAAGCGCGGGTGGCTGCATCAGCGCGTCACCCCATCCACGTCGAGGCCGGAGCCCGCGAAGCACACCACCACGCGGTTCGGCACGCAGACGAGGCTCCGGCCGGGAGCACGCAGACGGCCGAGGCGCTGGCAGAAGTGGTTGGCGCACGGCGCCGCCACGATCCAGGCTTCGCCATCCTGCAGGCGCAAGCGGGTCACGCCGACCGGGCCGCGGATCTCCATCTCCCGGTCCTGGGACGCCTCGAAGCGACTCTCCCCGTCGGCGCTGCGGACGACGAGCACCGCGGCTCGCTCCGGCTCGGGCTTCCAGGCCCAGGACGCCGGCACCAGCGCGGCGACGGCGAGCAGGACAACGCAGTCCGCCGGCGTCGGCGCCCGCCGGCGCGTCGGGCCAGGAGGCGCGTGCTGGCGCCGCGCCCCCATGCTCAGCTGCTGCGGTGGGTGATGAAATCCACGGCATCCGCCAGCGCGTCCCGCTCGGGACCGGCCGGGAGGTCGCGGAGGGCCTGCTTGGCGCGGCCGCCGTGGAGGAGAGCCCGGGCCCGGGCCTCCTCGATGCCGCCGTGGGTGGCGACGAACTCGAGCATCGTCCCCCACTGGCCGTCGAAGATCTCGCGACTGCGGATGGCCCGCAGCATGCGTTCGCGCTCCGCCGTCGGAGCATTGTGCAACGCCAGGATGAGGGGCAGGGTCACCTTGCCCTCGTGGAGATCGTTGCCCACCGGCTTGCCGACCACGGACTCGTCCCCCAAGTAATCCAGCAGGTCATCGGTGATCTGGAAGGCGAGGCCCACGTCGTTCCCGTAGGCGAGGATGGGTTCGACGGCGGTGGCGCCGCCGCACAGCGCTCCGAGCGCGCAGGAGGCGGCGATGAGCGCCGCGGTCTTCTCGCGGATGAGCAGCATGTACTCGTCCTCACGCATGTCCAGCTTGGCGTGGAACTGGAACTGCATCATCTCTGCCACCGACATCCGGTTCGTCGTCTCCGCCAGCAGCTCCATTTCGCGTTCCAGACCGGCGGCGGTGAAGAGCTGGAAGGCCTTGGAGTAGAGGAAATCCCCCATCATGAGAGCGATGCCGTCGTGCCAGCGGTGGTTCACTGCCGGCTGGCCGCGCCGCAGCGTTGCCTTGTCCACCACGTCGTCGTGGATGAGTGTCGCCGTGTGGATCATCTCCACCACCGCGCCCGCCATGATGCTGCGGCTGCCGGGCTCGCCGTACGCCCGGGCGACGAGGAGCAGCAAGGTGGGACGAAGACGCTTGCCCGGCGACCGCTGCAGGTGCTCCCAGACTTCGTCGATCAGGGGAACGCCGGTCGCCTGGCAACAGTGCTGCAGGAACTCCTCGACCTGGGTCAGATCTTCCTGTACCAGAGCGCGGAAATCCTGGGCATAGACGTTGAAGCGTGCCTCCACGCCGAGCTCCGTTCTCCCCTGCCGCCGGCGGCGCTTGCGGGGAACCGCGGCAAGCATACATGCCCGGCCGCCGAGGCAGAAGCGCCAATCGCCGCGCCCTCGGTCCGCTTCCAGTCTCGTGCCGTACCCGAGACGAATGGCCCAAGTCTCAAGAATTGTTGGTCTTGACCTCGCGGCGGGTGTGTTCCTTGCCGTCGAAGGTGAGGATCTTCCGGCGCTCGAAGACGGTGGTCTCCAAGTGCACCGGCCGCTTCCAGAGCCGGAAGAGATTGCGCAGCGTGTCCTCCGCGTGCTCCAGCTTGAGGTCCACCCCTTCGTGCTCGTGGCGCAGGTACAGCTCACCGCGGTTGCGGTGGTTGCCGTCGGCCACCAGGATGATGGGCTGGCCGAAGTTGGTGAGCTGGAAGAGCAGCTGCTGCTTGATCTTCGGAAATTCCCGGCTGTCGATGTGGTACATGTCGGTCTGCTTGTTGTAACTGAAGTGGAAGAGCTTCTGATCGCGGCAGAAGTCCTCGGTGAGGAAGGTGTCGATGAAGGTGACGTCGTTGTACAGCTTGCGCACCTCGAAGACCTTCTGCAGACCCTGCCCGGTTTTCCGATCCCAACGCCGCTTGTCCTGGTAGTCGTCGCAGGCCTCCCACTCCGGGCCGAACTGCCCGCGGTTCCAGCGCTCCTCGATGTGACGGAACAGCTCCAACCCGATCTTGTAGGGGTTGAAGCCCCCGGGCGGCGTGAGCACCGTCCCCGAGTGGTGGTCGGCGTAGTCCACCACCTCGGAGGCCTGCAACAGGTCCCGGGTCATCATGCGGGAGTGCCAGAAGGTGGCCCAGCCTTCGTTCAAGATCTTCGTCTGCCCTTGCGGGGCGAAGTAGTACGCCTCGTCGCGGACGATGGAGAGGATATCCTGCTGCCAGCGCTCCAGCGGTGCTCGCTCCAGCAGGAAGAGCAGCACGTCGCGCTCCGGCGCTGCCGGCACCTTCCGCACCTCTTCGCTCTGCTGCTGCTTCAGCTGCCGCTGCTTCTCCAGGAACTCCTCGGGATTGATATAGCGGTCCATGTAGCCCTTGGCGCGCAGCCGCGGCACGCCGTGATCCACCACATCCTCCTCGCTGCCAGCGAGCGGCGGCCGGGTGAGAGCCCGCCGCCGCACGTGCGGCGCGTGGAAGTCGATGAGGTTGTCCAGGGACTTGCAGGAATCCATGAAGGACTCCACCGTGTCGGCTCCGTACTTCTCCACGTACTTCCGCACCCGCGTGCCGTGGTTGGCCATGGCGTCCACCATCTTGCGGTTGGTGTGGCGGAACCAGGCGTTGTTCTTGAAGAAGTCCACGTGGGCGTAGACGTGGGCCATCACCAGCTTCTGGTCCACCAGGGTGTTGCACTGCATCAGGTAGGCGTAGGCCGGGTTGTTGTTGATGACCAGCTCGTAGATGCGCTGCAGCCCGTAGGCGTAGCCCTTGGCCAGCTGGTCGTACTCCATGCCGAAGGACCAGTGCGGATAGCGGCTCGGGAAGCCACCGTAGGCGGCGATCTCGTTCATCTGCGCGTAGTCCACCGCTTCGAAGACCACATCGTTGAAATCCAGGCCGTAGCGCCGGGCGACGCCGCCGATCTCCTCGGCCAGGGTCTGCAGGTCGCGGCTCTTGGTGTTCATCGGCCCTTCCCCAGGAAGTCCTTGATGGTGGAGTAAACGGCCTCACGGTCCTTGATCGGCGCGGTCACCAGGGTCTCGGTGCCCTGGAACTCCTTCTCCAGGTCCTTGAGGAACTGGCCGCTGCCGTAGGGGCTCTCCACCTGGCCATAGGCGAACTGGTTCACTCGCTCCAGGATTTCCTCGCGCAGGATGCGGATGCACTCCTTGGTGTCGCCACCGCCCCAGTTGTCGCCGTCGGAGAAATGGAAGGGGTAGACGTTCCAGTCGGACGGCGGGTAGTGCCGCTCCAGGATCTCCTGGCACAGCTTGTAGGCGCTGGAGATCTTGGTGCCGCCGCTCTCCCGGGTGGAGTAGAAGGTCTTCTGGTCCACCTCGTAGGCCACGGCGTCATGGATGATGTAGCGGCTCTCCAGATGCTTGTACTGCGAGCGCAGCCACGTGTCGATCCAGAAGGCGGTGGTGCGCACGATCTCCTTCTGCTCGTCCCCCATGGAACCGGAGACGTCCATGATGTAGAGGATCACAGCGTTGTTCTCCGGCAGCCGCACTTCCCGCCAGGAGCGATAGCGGCGGTCGGGCTGCAGGGGGACGACGATGGGATCTTCGGGATTGTAGGTCCCGGACGCCATCTCGCGCTTCAGCGCTTCGCGGAAGGAGCGGCGGAAAACACGCAGCGACTCCGGACCCGACTGGCGGATGCCGACATAACGCTCCCGGGTGGCGGTGACGTTCTTGCGCCCCCGTGGCTGGATGCGGGGCAGCTCCAGCTCCTCCCCCAGGAGCTTGGCCAGCTCCGCCAGCGGCACGTCCACTTCCATCAGGTGCTGGCCGGCGGCGTCGCCGGCGCCGCTCTCACCCTCCCCCGGCGCCCGCCCGAGGGGCGTGCCCGGCTCGCCCTCGCCCTGGCCGACGCCGCCGGCGCGGTTGCGGCCGTAGCGGAAGCGAGGGATCTCGATCTGCGGGATGGGGATGGAAACGAGATCACGGCCCTTGCGGCCGATGAGCTCGCCATGGGTGATGTACTTGCGCAGCTCGTTCTTGATCCGGCCGCGGACGATGCGGTCGAACCGGCTCTTGTCTTCTTCGATCTTGCGGACCATGCGCACCTGCCGACGTCAGGGCCCGCCGCTTGGCCAGCGGCGGCTCAGGAGCCCTTGATGTCGCCGCGCGCGAAGATGCTGGCGACGTAGTTGAGCACATCCGTGGCGCAGACGTCGCAGTAAGCGTAATTCTTGATCATCCTTGCCTTGATGATGTCGATCTTCTCTTGCGTCTGCTTGTCCACGACGCTGGACACCAAGCTGGTGAGCTTGATGGAATCCTTCTGGTCCTCGAAGAGCTTGAGCTCCAGGGCCTTCTGCAGCCGGGCGTTGGTGGCGTAGTCGAAGGTCTTGCCCTCCAGGGCCAGCGCCCCGATGTAGTTCATGATCTCGCTGCGAAAGTCGTCCTTGCGGCTCTCGGGGATCTCGATCTTCTCTTCCACCGACCGCATCAGGCGTTCGTCCGGATCCTCGTCCTGGCCGGTGTACTTGTTACGCACCTTTTCCTTCAAGGTGTAGGCCTTGACGTGATCGATGTAGTTGGCGCACAGACGGCGCACCGACTCCTCGTCCGCCGAGATGGCGCGCTGCACCTCGTTCTTGACCATGTCCTCGTACTCGGCTTTCACCACCGCCAGCAGCTCGCGACAGCGCTTGCGCTCCTCTTCGTTGGTGATCAGCGAATGGTGCTGCAAGCCGGACTCGAGCTCGTTCATCACCATGAAGGGGTTGATGCAACCCTCGCCGGTGTCGCTCACCAAGGCGTTGGAGATCTTGTCCTGCACGTAGCGCGGCGAGATGCCGTGCATGCCCTCGTTGGGGCCCTCGGCGCGGAGCTCCTTGATGGAGTCCTCGGTGTACCCCGGCAGCATGCGCCCATCGTAGAGCTTCATCTTCTGCATCAAGGTCATCTTGGCCTTCTTCGGCTCTTCGAGGCGCGTCAGCACCGACCAGATCGACGCCACCCGCAGGGTGTGTGGCGCGATGTGCTTGCCCTTCACGATCTTCTCGTTGAAGTCCTTCTGGTAGATCTTGATCTCGTCCCCGAGCCGGGTCACGTACGGCACGTCGATCTTCACGGTGCGGTCGCGGAGCGCCTCCATGAACTCGTTGTTCTGCAGCTTGCGGTACTCCGGCTCGTTGGTGTGGCCGATGATCACCTCGTCGATGGGCGTCTGGGCGAACTTCTTGGGCTTGATGCGGTGTTCCTGCGAGGCTCCCAGCAGGTCGTACAGGAAGGCCACATCCAGCTTGAGGACCTCGATGAACTCCACCAGGCCGCGGTTGGCGACATTGAATTCGCCGTCGAAGTTGAAAGCCCGCGGGTCCGAGTCGCTGCCATACTCGGCGATCTTGCGGTAGTTGATGTCCCCGGTGAGCTCGGTGGAATCCTGGTTCTTCTCGTCCTTGGGCTGGAAGGTGCCGATGCCGATGCGATCCTGCTCGGAGAGCAGCAGGCGCTCGACGCGGACGTTCTGCACCACCCGTGACCAGTCGCCGTCGTAACGCTCCATGAGCATGCTGTAGATGTGGCGGCTGTAGGGGCAGAGGTCGCCGTCCAGGGTGACCCGTTCCCGCTGTGGTAGCTGGGCGTTCACCGGCTCCAGGAGGCGCTGCCGCGACTCCTTCGGGATCAGGTAGAGTGGGTCCTCGTGCATGGGAGTGGCGTGCCAGTTGGGATTCTCCGCCTCGGAGTCCAGGTCGCGCCAGGAGAAGGTGTAGATGGCGCCTTCCTCGGTGCGGGAATAGCGCTCCAGCCCTTTCTTCAGCAAGCGGACGATGGTGCTCTTGGCGCTGCCCACGGGGCCGTGGAGGAGCAGCACGCGGCGCTCGGCGCCGTAGCCGTGCGCCGCCGATTTGAACACGTCCACCAGCCGCATGAGCGCCCCGTCGAGGCCGAAGACGGCGTCGCGGCCATGGTCGATGGGATCGTGGAAGAATTTGTAGTGGAGAACCTTTTCCTTGTTCTCCACATGCTCTTCCACGCCGTAGGACAGGATCATGTCGTACACGCGCTGGTAGGCGTTGCGAGCCACCTTGGGATTCTTGAGGAACAACTCCAGGTAGTCTTCGAATGTGCCGGTCCAGTGGAACTCGCGGTACCGCAACGGGTCGTGCGCGTCGCGGATGTACTGCATCAGACTCCGAGCGTCGCCCATCATGGTGATTGCCTCCCAAACCAGCCGGGCGGCGAGCGGGCTCGCTCGACTCGGCGTCTCCCTGCCCCCCGAGACGAGGCCTCTCTTACACCGTGGCGGAAGAGACGGAGCGTGTACGCCACGGCGAGGCCGTCGCCGAAGTTTCAAGCAAGGGTCGTACCGGTAGGGGTCTCCCCGAGCGGTAGACCCAAGGACTACGGCGGGCGTGGCCTGGCGACCGGGTCGCCGACTGCTAGGGGGCGGCAGGGCCTGCCCGCCGGGTCAAAGCTTCTCGATGCTGACAACGCGCGCCGGCGTGGCGAGTTCCCACCGGGTCCGTCGGCGGCGCCGCAACCGCCTGGAGGACAGGAAGGTCCCACCCGACAGGCAGTTGCCCACCGCGCAATCCCGACACGTATCAAGGTGAGACAGCTTCGTGATCCACGTCGGGATCCGGGTCTGTTTCGGTGCTGCGGCGAGACTGGCGCCTTCGTCCGACCACGAAGGCGAGGCCGATGGCGCCCATGTAGAGCACCACCATGGGAATCGCCATCATCACCTGGGACACCGCGTCGGGAGGGGTGAGCCACGCCGCGACGATGAAGATGATGACGACGCCATAGCGCCACTGGGACAGCAGCTGCCGCGGCGTCACCAGGCCGAGCCAGGCGAGGAGCACGATGACCACGGGGATTTGGAAGACCAAGCCGAAGGCGAGGCAGAACTTGGTCACGAAGGAGAAGTACTGGGTGACGTTGATGATGGGCTTCAGCGTGGCGGCGGAGAAGGAGAGGAAGAAGCTCACCATGCGCGGCACTACGAAGGCGTAGGCGAAGGCCAATCCCAAGTAGAAGAGCAGGGTGCTGGCGAGCAGAACGGGGAAGACGAAGCGCTTCTCGTTCTGGAACAGACCGGGGGCGACGAAGCTCCATACCTGCATCAGCAGGATCGGCATGGCGACGAGCAAGCCGACGGCGATGCTCACTTTGAAGCGGATCATGAAGCCTTCGGTGGGATTGAAGTAGTGCACCTGGCCGAGCTCGGCCGGGACGAGCAGTCCGAGCAGTCGTTCCGAGACGAACCAGCCGGCGGTGGCTGCCGCGGCGCCGACCAGGAGCATGCGGATGAGGGTCGCCCGCAGCTCCTCCAGGTGCTGGAAGAAGGACATCGTGCGGAGCGGCGCGCGTTGCGGCTTCTTGCCCGCGGGGGGCGGCGTGGCGCCCGCGGCGACGAGGGCAGCGTCAGGACTCACGGCGCTTCTCCTGCAGGAGACCGCGCAGCTCTTCCATGAACTGGTTG is a genomic window of Candidatus Krumholzibacteriia bacterium containing:
- the argS gene encoding arginine--tRNA ligase (catalyzes a two-step reaction, first charging an arginine molecule by linking its carboxyl group to the alpha-phosphate of ATP, followed by transfer of the aminoacyl-adenylate to its tRNA; class-I aminoacyl-tRNA synthetase) codes for the protein MVKAEILSILEAVLRELGLEPPGPLQLDPPRDPRHGDLSTNVALLLAKRSGTTPAALAQRLAERLRARADLQAEVSLAG
- the rsfS gene encoding ribosome silencing factor, producing the protein MALSPRQLALKAAELAASKKAEDIVLLDLRRVTNFADYFVLCTATSDVQLRAVSDAVVDGLEMLQHEVWHSEGYDTRSWILLDYVHIVVHVFLPETRAYYALEKLWGDAPSEAFAG
- a CDS encoding Gx transporter family protein; the encoded protein is MQPPALPTALESAAVPSAGAAEPEACSAPMPPLVSVQGRQASTALQLRSRLALYAAAATLLWLLERTLPNPVPWIRLGLANGVTLLVLLEHGAVAAGIVLVLRLLLAAFFAGTLFGPQSILALGGGVASWAAMTLAQRWGGRLLSPLGLSVLGASAHGLAQLALVATVLGAGSGAWDLLPLFAIVALASGSCTGIVVDALQARLALARGTAAP
- a CDS encoding NusG domain II-containing protein, whose product is MGARRQHAPPGPTRRRAPTPADCVVLLAVAALVPASWAWKPEPERAAVLVVRSADGESRFEASQDREMEIRGPVGVTRLRLQDGEAWIVAAPCANHFCQRLGRLRAPGRSLVCVPNRVVVCFAGSGLDVDGVTR
- a CDS encoding polyprenyl synthetase family protein: MEARFNVYAQDFRALVQEDLTQVEEFLQHCCQATGVPLIDEVWEHLQRSPGKRLRPTLLLLVARAYGEPGSRSIMAGAVVEMIHTATLIHDDVVDKATLRRGQPAVNHRWHDGIALMMGDFLYSKAFQLFTAAGLEREMELLAETTNRMSVAEMMQFQFHAKLDMREDEYMLLIREKTAALIAASCALGALCGGATAVEPILAYGNDVGLAFQITDDLLDYLGDESVVGKPVGNDLHEGKVTLPLILALHNAPTAERERMLRAIRSREIFDGQWGTMLEFVATHGGIEEARARALLHGGRAKQALRDLPAGPERDALADAVDFITHRSS
- a CDS encoding SpoVR family protein translates to MNTKSRDLQTLAEEIGGVARRYGLDFNDVVFEAVDYAQMNEIAAYGGFPSRYPHWSFGMEYDQLAKGYAYGLQRIYELVINNNPAYAYLMQCNTLVDQKLVMAHVYAHVDFFKNNAWFRHTNRKMVDAMANHGTRVRKYVEKYGADTVESFMDSCKSLDNLIDFHAPHVRRRALTRPPLAGSEEDVVDHGVPRLRAKGYMDRYINPEEFLEKQRQLKQQQSEEVRKVPAAPERDVLLFLLERAPLERWQQDILSIVRDEAYYFAPQGQTKILNEGWATFWHSRMMTRDLLQASEVVDYADHHSGTVLTPPGGFNPYKIGLELFRHIEERWNRGQFGPEWEACDDYQDKRRWDRKTGQGLQKVFEVRKLYNDVTFIDTFLTEDFCRDQKLFHFSYNKQTDMYHIDSREFPKIKQQLLFQLTNFGQPIILVADGNHRNRGELYLRHEHEGVDLKLEHAEDTLRNLFRLWKRPVHLETTVFERRKILTFDGKEHTRREVKTNNS
- a CDS encoding DUF444 family protein, yielding MVRKIEEDKSRFDRIVRGRIKNELRKYITHGELIGRKGRDLVSIPIPQIEIPRFRYGRNRAGGVGQGEGEPGTPLGRAPGEGESGAGDAAGQHLMEVDVPLAELAKLLGEELELPRIQPRGRKNVTATRERYVGIRQSGPESLRVFRRSFREALKREMASGTYNPEDPIVVPLQPDRRYRSWREVRLPENNAVILYIMDVSGSMGDEQKEIVRTTAFWIDTWLRSQYKHLESRYIIHDAVAYEVDQKTFYSTRESGGTKISSAYKLCQEILERHYPPSDWNVYPFHFSDGDNWGGGDTKECIRILREEILERVNQFAYGQVESPYGSGQFLKDLEKEFQGTETLVTAPIKDREAVYSTIKDFLGKGR
- a CDS encoding serine protein kinase, whose amino-acid sequence is MGDARSLMQYIRDAHDPLRYREFHWTGTFEDYLELFLKNPKVARNAYQRVYDMILSYGVEEHVENKEKVLHYKFFHDPIDHGRDAVFGLDGALMRLVDVFKSAAHGYGAERRVLLLHGPVGSAKSTIVRLLKKGLERYSRTEEGAIYTFSWRDLDSEAENPNWHATPMHEDPLYLIPKESRQRLLEPVNAQLPQRERVTLDGDLCPYSRHIYSMLMERYDGDWSRVVQNVRVERLLLSEQDRIGIGTFQPKDEKNQDSTELTGDINYRKIAEYGSDSDPRAFNFDGEFNVANRGLVEFIEVLKLDVAFLYDLLGASQEHRIKPKKFAQTPIDEVIIGHTNEPEYRKLQNNEFMEALRDRTVKIDVPYVTRLGDEIKIYQKDFNEKIVKGKHIAPHTLRVASIWSVLTRLEEPKKAKMTLMQKMKLYDGRMLPGYTEDSIKELRAEGPNEGMHGISPRYVQDKISNALVSDTGEGCINPFMVMNELESGLQHHSLITNEEERKRCRELLAVVKAEYEDMVKNEVQRAISADEESVRRLCANYIDHVKAYTLKEKVRNKYTGQDEDPDERLMRSVEEKIEIPESRKDDFRSEIMNYIGALALEGKTFDYATNARLQKALELKLFEDQKDSIKLTSLVSSVVDKQTQEKIDIIKARMIKNYAYCDVCATDVLNYVASIFARGDIKGS
- the tatC gene encoding twin-arginine translocase subunit TatC, translating into MSPDAALVAAGATPPPAGKKPQRAPLRTMSFFQHLEELRATLIRMLLVGAAAATAGWFVSERLLGLLVPAELGQVHYFNPTEGFMIRFKVSIAVGLLVAMPILLMQVWSFVAPGLFQNEKRFVFPVLLASTLLFYLGLAFAYAFVVPRMVSFFLSFSAATLKPIINVTQYFSFVTKFCLAFGLVFQIPVVIVLLAWLGLVTPRQLLSQWRYGVVIIFIVAAWLTPPDAVSQVMMAIPMVVLYMGAIGLAFVVGRRRQSRRSTETDPDPDVDHEAVSP